One stretch of Bremerella cremea DNA includes these proteins:
- a CDS encoding M20/M25/M40 family metallo-hydrolase — MLIRIGTMAVLVGFALGNWGVAGELSLSAAIETIQKADVKKHVDILADDSFEGRAAGSRGGRAAGNYLQQLFAKYGLKPAGDGGTYFQLFHGGSRNILGILPGKDDDGSGSLIVVGAHYDHVGYGNRTNSFGPFGYVHNGADDNASGTAALLEVVQALTEMKERPRHSILFALWDGEEAGLLGSKYWVEHPTVDWKRVRMYINLDMVGRLRPQGVEVYGTRTMPGLRQQIARANAGSDLKLDFRWEMTDNSDHYTFFQRSIPTLMFHTGLHDEYHRPQDDAHLINNEGIERIARLTALTVWTEANRESFQPFRAQCRSENESERKRFEVARAVNRARLGVRWKPEAQEPGTGLLISAVSPAGPAEQGGLQPGDRLKKFAGIPFTTEEAFLAQVQAAPSDVVVEVEREGEAEPLILPVKLDLNPAPVGIAWTSDAAEPETIMLTNVTPGSVAALAGLKPLDRIYEVNGQRFQDATQFKDRITQFSDPTKLLVDREGHILEVELPLELIRPLLSQQDAEASTENEE; from the coding sequence ATGTTGATACGTATTGGGACGATGGCGGTACTCGTTGGGTTCGCGCTGGGAAATTGGGGCGTAGCTGGCGAGTTGTCGCTTTCTGCTGCCATCGAAACCATTCAAAAAGCGGATGTGAAAAAGCATGTCGACATCTTGGCCGACGATAGCTTCGAAGGCCGGGCAGCGGGTAGTCGAGGTGGCCGGGCTGCTGGCAACTATCTGCAGCAATTGTTTGCTAAGTATGGCCTGAAACCAGCCGGCGATGGCGGAACCTATTTTCAGCTCTTTCATGGCGGGTCTCGCAATATCTTGGGAATCTTGCCTGGGAAGGATGATGACGGCAGCGGCAGTTTGATTGTGGTGGGTGCTCACTACGACCACGTCGGTTACGGCAACCGAACGAATAGCTTTGGTCCCTTTGGTTACGTCCATAACGGCGCTGATGACAACGCCAGTGGAACAGCGGCACTGCTTGAAGTGGTGCAAGCGTTAACGGAAATGAAGGAACGTCCCCGGCATTCGATCTTGTTTGCTCTATGGGATGGGGAAGAAGCTGGGCTGCTGGGGTCTAAATATTGGGTCGAGCATCCGACGGTCGATTGGAAACGCGTGCGGATGTATATCAATCTCGACATGGTGGGGCGGCTAAGACCGCAAGGAGTCGAAGTTTATGGCACGCGGACGATGCCCGGCCTGCGCCAGCAAATTGCCCGAGCCAATGCCGGTAGCGACTTGAAACTCGATTTCCGTTGGGAGATGACCGACAATAGCGATCACTACACCTTCTTCCAGCGTTCGATTCCGACGTTGATGTTTCATACCGGCTTGCACGACGAATATCATCGGCCGCAAGACGATGCCCATTTGATCAATAATGAAGGGATCGAACGCATCGCGCGGCTGACGGCGCTGACCGTCTGGACCGAGGCAAACCGAGAGAGCTTTCAACCTTTTCGTGCGCAGTGCCGCTCGGAAAACGAGTCGGAACGAAAACGATTCGAGGTGGCGCGCGCGGTGAATCGGGCGCGGTTGGGGGTTCGTTGGAAACCAGAAGCTCAGGAGCCGGGAACCGGACTGCTGATTTCTGCCGTGAGTCCTGCCGGACCTGCCGAGCAGGGGGGACTTCAGCCAGGAGATCGCCTCAAGAAGTTCGCTGGCATTCCTTTTACGACGGAAGAGGCTTTTCTGGCTCAAGTTCAAGCAGCGCCGAGCGATGTGGTGGTGGAAGTCGAACGCGAGGGTGAAGCCGAACCCCTGATTTTGCCTGTGAAATTAGATCTGAATCCTGCGCCGGTCGGAATTGCCTGGACGAGCGACGCAGCGGAGCCCGAGACGATCATGTTAACCAACGTCACGCCGGGCTCGGTTGCCGCATTGGCTGGTCTAAAGCCGCTTGATCGAATCTACGAAGTGAATGGCCAGCGATTTCAGGACGCGACGCAGTTCAAAGATCGAATCACTCAGTTCTCCGACCCAACGAAGCTCTTAGTCGATCGAGAGGGTCATATCTTAGAAGTGGAGCTACCACTGGAGTTGATCCGGCCATTGCTGTCGCAGCAGGATGCCGAAGCTTCCACTGAAAACGAGGAGTAG